One window of the Candidatus Eremiobacteraceae bacterium genome contains the following:
- a CDS encoding aldehyde dehydrogenase family protein, giving the protein MTSRVAVRKTLKLYIAGAFVRSESGRTIAVRGADESVNVALASRKDVRDAVRAARGAWPAWRDRSAYNRGQILYRLAEMMESRRAQLIDACRAAGLTARVSEKDVDEAIDATCWYAGLSDKIEQIFSTKNPVSGPHFNVSTPESTGVVGVVAPNARGIAGLIAAVVPPLCGGNAVVCLASDADPFGAVALAESAATSDFPAGVLNILTGRRSATAPHLAAHMDVNALGLWDCASQERRELDIAASANVKRVAGYGAADRSVAQMRNPYHVVDFLEIKTTWHPAGL; this is encoded by the coding sequence ATGACGTCGCGCGTCGCTGTCCGCAAGACGCTCAAGCTCTACATCGCCGGCGCGTTCGTGCGCTCGGAGTCGGGTCGAACGATCGCCGTTCGGGGCGCTGATGAATCCGTCAATGTCGCGCTCGCGAGCCGCAAGGACGTGCGGGATGCCGTTCGGGCGGCGCGCGGTGCATGGCCAGCCTGGCGCGACCGCAGCGCTTACAATCGCGGGCAGATCCTCTACCGGTTGGCTGAGATGATGGAATCGCGCCGGGCTCAGTTGATCGACGCATGCCGCGCGGCCGGATTGACCGCGCGCGTCTCTGAGAAGGATGTAGACGAGGCGATCGACGCGACGTGCTGGTACGCCGGTCTCAGTGACAAAATCGAGCAGATCTTTTCGACAAAAAACCCGGTGAGCGGCCCGCATTTCAATGTCAGCACGCCCGAGTCTACGGGTGTTGTCGGCGTCGTCGCTCCCAACGCGCGCGGCATCGCGGGGCTGATCGCCGCGGTCGTACCACCGCTCTGCGGCGGTAACGCGGTGGTATGCCTAGCGTCAGACGCCGACCCGTTCGGCGCGGTCGCGCTGGCTGAATCGGCCGCGACGTCCGATTTTCCCGCGGGCGTCCTCAACATACTGACCGGCAGGCGATCTGCGACCGCACCGCATCTCGCTGCGCACATGGACGTCAACGCACTCGGCCTTTGGGACTGCGCGTCGCAAGAGCGCCGGGAATTGGACATCGCAGCCAGCGCGAACGTGAAGCGAGTCGCGGGCTACGGCGCAGCCGATCGATCGGTCGCGCAGATGCGCAACCCATATCATGTCGTCGATTTTCTCGAGATCAAGACGACATGGCATCCGGCCGGACTGTAG